One part of the Clostridium thermosuccinogenes genome encodes these proteins:
- the ileS gene encoding isoleucine--tRNA ligase has translation MYEKVSTSLNFVDREKEVLEFWKKNNIFEKSIESREGGPTYTFYDGPPTANGMPHIGHILTRVIKDIIPRYRTMKGYKVLRKAGWDTHGLPVELEVEKQLGINGKSQIENYGVEPFIKQCKQSVWKYKNEWEKMSDRVGYWADMENPYVTYDNNYIESEWWALKKIWEQGLLYKGHKIVPYCPRCGTALSSHEVAQGYKDVKETSIYVKFRVKGEEQVYLMAWTTTPWTLPSNVALTVNPDETYVKAKCSDEVYILAEALAETVLKEEFEVLERVQGKDLIGMEYEPLFDFVVPDKKAYYVVGGDFVTLTDGTGIVHTAPAFGEDDARVGRAYDLPFVQLVNEQGRFVDAVKPWKGVFVKDADREIISHLDQRNLLYKAMDYEHSYPFCWRCDTPLLYYARDTWFIKMTEVKDRLIKNNRTVNWLPENIKEGRFGNFLENVVDWGLSRERYWGTPLPIWECECGHRHVVGSIAELKEMGENVPEDIELHKPYIDNVYLKCPKCKTGRMKRVTEVIDCWFDSGSMPFAQWHYPFENEDLFKDNFPADFISEAIDQTRGWFYSLMAISTLLFDQSPFKNCIVMGHVNDKDGQKMSKHKGNVVDPWTVLDKQGADAVRWYFYTESAPWLPSRFYEEAVSEAQRKFMGTLWNTYAFYVLYANIDQFDPTKYELDFEKLSVMDKWILSRLHTLIGIVDKNLENYRITESARAIEDFVDELSNWYVRRSRERFWQKEMNQDKINAYMTLNTVLVTVAKLSAPFVPFMAEAMYRNLVKTVDPNAPESVHMCDFPVVDETFVDAELEKNMELVLKIVVEGRACRNTANIKNRQPLGKMFVKSEFELPETFRELVMDELNVKELIFTNDAKHFTTYKFKPQLRTLGPRYGKLVPKIAQVLAGLDGNEAMDILDKGEKLTFEVDGTAIELAKDDVLIETAQKEGYVSETDRDVTVILDTNLTPELVEEGFVREIISKVQTMRKEAGFEVMDHIKLYYNGNEKIAEIMRNNMATICDEVLADSAEEGSAEGYGKEWNINGEKVFMVVVKV, from the coding sequence CTACAAGCCTGAACTTCGTTGATAGAGAGAAAGAAGTTCTGGAATTCTGGAAAAAGAACAACATATTTGAAAAAAGTATAGAATCTCGTGAAGGAGGCCCTACCTATACATTTTATGATGGGCCGCCGACAGCAAACGGAATGCCCCATATAGGACATATCCTTACCCGCGTCATCAAGGACATAATACCCAGGTACAGGACGATGAAAGGCTACAAGGTTCTCAGGAAAGCCGGTTGGGATACCCATGGGCTTCCGGTGGAGCTGGAAGTGGAAAAACAGTTGGGCATAAACGGCAAATCCCAGATAGAGAACTATGGCGTTGAGCCCTTCATCAAGCAGTGTAAGCAAAGCGTATGGAAATACAAGAATGAATGGGAGAAAATGAGTGACAGGGTAGGTTACTGGGCTGATATGGAAAATCCCTATGTAACCTATGACAACAACTATATTGAGTCGGAATGGTGGGCTCTTAAGAAGATATGGGAGCAGGGACTGCTTTATAAAGGACACAAGATAGTACCCTACTGTCCGCGCTGCGGAACTGCGCTGTCAAGCCATGAAGTTGCTCAGGGATATAAGGATGTAAAGGAAACATCAATTTATGTGAAGTTCCGCGTAAAAGGCGAGGAACAGGTATACCTGATGGCATGGACCACTACACCGTGGACTTTGCCTTCCAACGTAGCGCTAACGGTTAATCCTGATGAAACCTATGTCAAAGCAAAATGCTCGGATGAGGTGTATATCCTGGCGGAAGCTCTGGCTGAAACTGTGCTCAAGGAAGAATTTGAAGTACTGGAACGGGTTCAGGGAAAAGATCTCATCGGTATGGAATATGAACCTCTCTTTGATTTTGTGGTACCGGATAAGAAAGCATATTACGTGGTTGGAGGAGACTTCGTCACATTGACGGACGGTACCGGAATAGTGCACACAGCGCCTGCTTTTGGTGAAGATGACGCAAGGGTGGGAAGGGCATATGACCTGCCTTTCGTTCAGCTGGTAAACGAGCAGGGAAGGTTTGTGGATGCCGTAAAGCCATGGAAAGGCGTTTTCGTGAAGGATGCCGACCGTGAAATCATAAGCCATTTGGATCAAAGGAATCTTTTATACAAAGCTATGGATTATGAGCATTCCTATCCTTTCTGCTGGAGATGTGATACTCCGCTGCTGTACTATGCCAGGGACACATGGTTCATAAAAATGACGGAAGTAAAGGATAGATTGATTAAGAATAACCGCACGGTTAACTGGCTCCCGGAGAACATTAAGGAAGGACGTTTTGGAAACTTCCTGGAGAATGTTGTGGACTGGGGACTTAGCCGTGAAAGGTATTGGGGAACTCCTCTTCCCATATGGGAATGTGAATGCGGCCACAGGCATGTTGTAGGAAGCATTGCAGAACTTAAGGAAATGGGAGAGAATGTGCCGGAGGATATCGAGCTTCATAAGCCATACATTGACAATGTATATCTCAAATGCCCGAAATGTAAGACAGGCAGGATGAAGAGGGTAACAGAGGTTATAGACTGCTGGTTTGATTCCGGCTCAATGCCTTTTGCCCAATGGCATTATCCCTTTGAAAACGAGGACTTGTTCAAAGACAATTTCCCTGCTGATTTCATAAGTGAAGCAATCGACCAGACCCGTGGATGGTTTTACTCTCTCATGGCCATATCCACGCTGCTGTTTGATCAGTCACCCTTCAAAAACTGTATAGTTATGGGCCATGTGAATGATAAAGACGGTCAGAAAATGAGCAAGCATAAAGGAAATGTGGTAGATCCGTGGACAGTACTGGATAAACAGGGAGCTGATGCAGTCCGCTGGTATTTCTATACTGAAAGCGCACCGTGGCTTCCCAGCCGTTTCTACGAGGAAGCTGTAAGCGAAGCCCAAAGGAAGTTTATGGGTACTCTCTGGAATACCTATGCTTTCTATGTGCTTTATGCAAATATTGACCAGTTTGACCCGACCAAGTATGAACTGGATTTTGAAAAGCTGTCCGTTATGGATAAGTGGATCTTGTCAAGACTGCACACTTTGATAGGAATTGTGGATAAGAACCTTGAGAACTACAGGATTACTGAGTCTGCCAGGGCAATAGAAGATTTTGTAGATGAGCTGAGCAACTGGTATGTAAGAAGGAGCAGGGAACGTTTCTGGCAGAAGGAAATGAACCAGGACAAGATAAACGCGTATATGACTCTCAATACGGTGCTTGTCACTGTTGCAAAGCTGTCCGCTCCTTTTGTACCTTTTATGGCGGAGGCCATGTACAGGAACCTGGTGAAGACTGTAGATCCCAATGCGCCTGAAAGCGTTCATATGTGTGATTTCCCTGTGGTGGATGAAACCTTTGTGGATGCTGAGCTGGAAAAGAACATGGAGCTGGTGCTGAAAATAGTGGTAGAAGGCCGCGCTTGCAGAAATACTGCCAACATAAAGAACCGCCAGCCTTTGGGCAAAATGTTCGTAAAATCGGAATTCGAGCTGCCGGAGACCTTCAGGGAACTTGTAATGGATGAGCTGAATGTAAAAGAGCTTATATTCACCAATGACGCAAAACATTTTACCACCTACAAATTTAAACCTCAGCTCAGAACATTGGGACCCAGATACGGCAAGCTGGTGCCTAAAATAGCACAAGTCCTGGCGGGATTGGACGGAAATGAAGCCATGGACATATTGGATAAGGGTGAAAAACTGACCTTTGAAGTGGACGGAACAGCAATTGAGCTGGCAAAGGACGACGTCCTGATAGAAACAGCCCAGAAGGAAGGCTATGTTTCCGAGACGGACAGGGATGTCACCGTAATATTGGATACCAACCTCACTCCTGAACTGGTGGAGGAAGGCTTTGTCCGGGAGATAATCAGCAAGGTGCAGACAATGAGAAAAGAAGCCGGATTTGAGGTTATGGACCATATTAAGCTTTACTACAATGGAAATGAAAAAATAGCGGAAATAATGAGAAACAACATGGCAACTATCTGTGATGAAGTTCTGGCCGACAGCGCTGAAGAAGGAAGCGCCGAAGGCTACGGCAAGGAATGGAATATAAACGGCGAAAAGGTATTCATGGTAGTTGTGAAAGTATAA
- the aroB gene encoding 3-dehydroquinate synthase, whose amino-acid sequence MIKMSINLGERSYPIYIATNYADIGKSIASARLSGKMVLITDTNVDMHQADECINALKESGYDVHKYVIAAGEENKNLDTVNEIYRYLVKQKLERNSVLIALGGGVVGDITGFVAATFLRGINFVQVPTTLIAQADSSVGGKVGVDFEGSKNIIGAFYQPRLVYINVNSLKTLPKREVQAGLAEVVKHGIIKDRDFFDYVEYNLNKIFEFKEDVLQFTARANCSIKGSVVEEDEREGGLRAILNFGHTIGHAVESVSGFQLLHGECVSIGMVGAFKMAQHLGMVDAKESDRVIGLLERIGLPTGIKGMDVDKVFAQMYHDKKIKNNKLVFILPKRIGEVLQISIDDTALIKEVLQELAQ is encoded by the coding sequence ATGATTAAAATGAGCATTAATCTGGGTGAAAGAAGCTATCCCATATACATTGCCACCAATTACGCCGATATCGGCAAAAGCATAGCCTCTGCGAGGCTTAGCGGCAAAATGGTTTTGATAACCGACACCAATGTAGATATGCATCAAGCGGATGAGTGCATCAATGCATTGAAGGAATCCGGCTATGATGTCCACAAATATGTGATTGCCGCCGGAGAAGAAAATAAGAACCTGGACACAGTCAACGAAATATACCGGTATCTGGTGAAACAGAAGCTGGAAAGGAATTCGGTATTAATTGCCCTTGGAGGCGGCGTAGTAGGGGATATTACGGGATTCGTGGCTGCCACCTTCCTCAGGGGGATAAATTTCGTCCAGGTGCCTACTACCCTTATCGCCCAAGCCGACAGCAGTGTCGGCGGAAAGGTGGGGGTTGACTTTGAAGGCAGCAAGAATATAATTGGAGCTTTCTATCAGCCCAGACTGGTTTACATAAATGTAAATTCACTGAAGACGCTGCCTAAGCGCGAGGTTCAAGCAGGGCTGGCTGAAGTCGTAAAACACGGCATTATAAAGGATAGGGACTTTTTTGATTATGTTGAATATAATTTGAATAAGATTTTTGAATTCAAAGAGGATGTGCTCCAGTTTACCGCCAGAGCAAACTGCTCCATTAAGGGGAGCGTGGTGGAAGAGGATGAAAGGGAAGGCGGCTTAAGAGCCATACTGAATTTCGGCCATACGATAGGTCATGCGGTGGAGAGTGTGTCAGGCTTTCAACTGCTCCATGGAGAATGCGTGTCCATAGGTATGGTAGGAGCTTTCAAAATGGCTCAGCATCTTGGTATGGTTGATGCAAAGGAATCGGACAGAGTTATAGGGCTTCTTGAAAGGATTGGACTGCCCACTGGGATAAAGGGCATGGATGTTGATAAGGTCTTTGCGCAGATGTACCATGACAAAAAGATAAAGAACAATAAGCTTGTTTTCATCCTTCCGAAAAGGATCGGCGAGGTGCTGCAGATCAGCATCGACGATACGGCATTGATCAAAGAGGTGCTGCAGGAGCTGGCTCAGTAA
- a CDS encoding helix-turn-helix domain-containing protein — protein sequence MKKIKRFSKIKIPVLWKFIIMYLLISMLIIAALTPIYYKVLELSKLSYLADVEYSFKKNGVSMQNTLKRAYEISTQMDESPYYVKLKLMHPGDSPLLLYSKLYMSHKYFLKQMATFDDIDEAFLYLPNSYTIFGKKRVFDSAAEYFNFDVIYRDYSPDEILQWMSDMNERFKILPATLAKVHGGVQKSYLTIVMSRPGDSAITGVLLSEETLLNQFNISNLPVGSFLYITDKDNKVLFSYGYDDKEPLTGNLGKAEYDDTTFSVLKTTIAIPGCNITLGIPDYHFEEMYLPLKKMIYKYICVAMGIGILFSILFALNNYIPIKKLASIPLKNGFFKEKDTANEYSYINKFMESCSSEIKKLKTDILNMENTLRTNMLIKLLYGMVNSKDEYALVSKLIPQVNSPFRIALFEVKCQSESQNADYIGYIAYDKIQTLFPGKFMHVQLNNDKVAMIFADTEDNLKELKKLFITANQELYGFGISLNAGISDRFENKDEINKAFFHAQSSLTAAENNGLNFYSYDLIKQSQAPKLIDFYGIQKLYGLIIARNKEAVEETIKEITRKLIFGGANSKHEVIEVFCLIRFVIASVIADTELEIDDFSIIEFREDESIDVLFKSLCKNALAVMEAFESKKRNANKELKERIMKYIENNFADPDIYADSIAEKFNISRNYVYNLVREETGKSLNDYIEHLRMKRAIDLLKSTNMLVSDISAECGYNSTNTFYKVFKKVFNVSPSTFRSGLHESHLTVESLNSNR from the coding sequence ATGAAAAAGATCAAGAGGTTTAGCAAAATTAAAATCCCTGTTTTATGGAAGTTTATCATAATGTACCTTTTAATATCAATGCTTATTATTGCTGCATTGACACCGATTTACTATAAGGTTTTGGAGTTATCCAAGCTGAGTTATCTGGCAGATGTGGAATACTCCTTTAAAAAGAACGGTGTAAGCATGCAGAATACCTTGAAAAGGGCATACGAAATTTCGACTCAGATGGATGAATCGCCATATTATGTGAAACTGAAGCTTATGCACCCTGGCGATTCACCTCTATTGTTATATTCTAAGCTTTACATGTCCCATAAATATTTTTTAAAGCAAATGGCAACTTTCGATGATATTGACGAGGCATTTCTCTACCTGCCGAATAGCTATACTATTTTCGGGAAAAAAAGAGTTTTCGATTCAGCTGCTGAATATTTTAATTTTGACGTAATCTATCGGGATTATTCACCGGATGAAATCCTGCAATGGATGTCGGATATGAATGAACGTTTTAAAATATTACCGGCCACTTTGGCTAAAGTCCACGGAGGTGTGCAGAAAAGCTATTTAACCATTGTAATGAGCAGACCGGGAGACAGTGCTATAACAGGAGTTCTTTTATCTGAAGAAACATTACTGAATCAATTCAATATATCCAATTTACCTGTGGGTAGCTTTTTGTACATTACGGATAAAGACAACAAAGTTCTGTTTTCATATGGATATGATGATAAGGAGCCTTTGACCGGTAACCTTGGAAAGGCTGAGTACGATGACACGACCTTTTCTGTTCTAAAGACAACCATAGCAATACCTGGTTGTAACATTACCCTGGGCATACCGGATTACCATTTTGAAGAGATGTATCTTCCGCTGAAAAAAATGATCTACAAGTATATTTGCGTTGCCATGGGAATCGGGATTCTTTTCAGTATTCTTTTTGCATTAAATAATTATATTCCGATTAAGAAACTGGCCAGCATTCCTTTGAAAAACGGATTTTTCAAAGAAAAAGACACAGCTAACGAGTATAGTTACATAAATAAATTTATGGAATCTTGTTCTTCTGAAATAAAGAAGCTTAAAACGGACATTTTAAATATGGAGAATACATTGCGAACCAACATGCTTATAAAACTTCTTTATGGAATGGTGAACTCCAAGGATGAATATGCCCTGGTTTCCAAGCTTATACCTCAGGTAAATTCCCCTTTCAGAATTGCGTTGTTTGAGGTCAAATGCCAGTCTGAATCACAGAATGCTGACTATATTGGCTACATTGCATATGACAAGATCCAAACTCTGTTTCCAGGTAAATTTATGCACGTTCAACTTAATAATGATAAGGTTGCGATGATATTTGCTGATACAGAAGACAATCTGAAAGAATTAAAGAAACTTTTTATTACAGCAAATCAAGAACTGTATGGTTTTGGCATATCGTTGAATGCCGGGATAAGTGACAGATTTGAAAACAAGGATGAAATAAATAAAGCTTTTTTCCACGCTCAATCCAGTCTTACTGCAGCAGAAAACAACGGCCTGAATTTTTACAGCTATGATTTAATAAAGCAGTCACAAGCACCAAAGCTTATAGACTTTTATGGCATCCAAAAGCTCTATGGATTAATAATTGCGAGAAATAAAGAAGCAGTAGAGGAAACCATCAAAGAAATAACAAGGAAGCTTATTTTCGGAGGGGCAAACTCAAAGCATGAGGTAATAGAGGTTTTCTGCTTGATACGTTTTGTAATTGCATCGGTCATCGCTGACACTGAACTGGAAATTGACGATTTTTCCATTATTGAGTTCAGGGAGGATGAATCCATCGATGTCTTGTTCAAATCTCTTTGCAAAAATGCTTTGGCTGTTATGGAAGCATTTGAATCGAAAAAAAGAAATGCCAATAAGGAGCTTAAGGAAAGGATAATGAAATACATTGAGAATAATTTTGCCGATCCTGATATTTATGCAGACAGCATAGCGGAAAAATTCAATATATCCAGAAATTATGTCTACAATTTGGTGCGCGAAGAGACAGGAAAAAGCCTCAACGACTATATTGAACATTTAAGGATGAAAAGGGCGATTGACCTGCTTAAATCTACCAATATGCTGGTATCTGATATATCTGCCGAATGTGGCTATAATTCCACCAACACGTTTTATAAAGTTTTCAAGAAAGTTTTTAATGTATCCCCAAGTACTTTCAGAAGCGGTCTGCATGAGAGTCACCTGACGGTTGAGAGCCTGAACAGCAATAGGTAG
- a CDS encoding extracellular solute-binding protein: MSKKIISLLLVLVLLLAPMMGCSKQDADSSDTQSGSTSGSSGSSDASAAEKSGDSLVTEPGVLPIVTKPVTLTIGLVESSNVTDYETNYYTKYLKEKTGIDLDFYFFPSSETSQKLELMVTANEELPDIIMYVDLSDAAKASYGKQGVFIPLNEYMDKYAYFWKQTYDKYCSDTEKKVIETLSKSPDGNIYGFPFMDVDPTDSQVESIYINHVWLEKLGLKVPTTTDELYEVLAAFRDKDPNGNGKKDELPLVGYNTIDVRGDLIFILMNSFIYYNYSNYGRFNVENGKLSVPYITEDYREGLRYIHKLYKEGLIAPISFTQDYKQLKALADRPKNEDTIVGALAHHPWSGSQGWTYNDENYGKLVEYTAIGPLKGPKGVAWSPYKLVGIDFTTYITKDCEYPEVAFRLLDFMADETTSLISRRGEPGVDWEYVEGDVEAHYSKLGFKGVYRVLNDIWAEPEQNKNWHAQLQFLPASLFAGFAKRDFANELEKKRDALFLDGFYRRYGQYPDEIVTNLVYTDEELNEISEISTTITNYENEARVLFVTGEMDIEKDWDSYVQQIKDLGLDKWLSVAQQAYTRMNSK, translated from the coding sequence ATGTCAAAAAAAATAATTTCTTTATTATTAGTTTTAGTACTGTTGCTTGCACCTATGATGGGTTGCTCCAAACAGGACGCCGACAGTTCTGATACCCAGTCCGGCTCAACAAGCGGATCGTCTGGATCATCGGATGCCAGTGCAGCTGAAAAGTCTGGAGATTCACTGGTAACAGAGCCGGGAGTGCTCCCAATAGTAACAAAGCCTGTAACTCTCACAATTGGATTGGTTGAGAGCTCAAACGTCACGGATTATGAAACCAACTATTACACAAAATATCTGAAAGAAAAAACCGGAATTGATTTGGATTTTTACTTTTTCCCATCAAGTGAAACCAGCCAGAAGCTTGAACTCATGGTTACAGCCAATGAAGAACTGCCGGACATTATCATGTATGTAGATCTTAGCGATGCGGCAAAAGCCAGCTATGGCAAGCAAGGAGTTTTCATACCTCTAAATGAATACATGGATAAGTATGCTTACTTCTGGAAACAGACTTATGATAAATACTGTTCGGACACTGAAAAGAAAGTTATAGAAACCTTAAGCAAATCACCTGATGGAAACATTTACGGTTTTCCCTTTATGGACGTTGACCCGACAGATTCCCAGGTTGAATCAATTTACATTAACCATGTATGGCTTGAAAAGCTTGGTTTGAAAGTACCAACAACCACCGATGAGTTATACGAGGTATTGGCTGCTTTCCGCGATAAAGACCCCAATGGTAATGGTAAGAAAGATGAACTTCCATTAGTTGGCTATAATACCATAGATGTCCGTGGTGATCTGATTTTCATATTGATGAACTCATTTATTTATTACAACTATAGTAACTATGGCCGTTTCAACGTTGAAAACGGCAAATTGAGTGTTCCATATATCACCGAGGATTACCGCGAAGGCCTCCGTTATATACACAAGCTGTATAAAGAAGGTTTAATTGCACCTATCAGCTTCACACAGGATTACAAACAGCTTAAAGCCTTAGCCGACAGGCCTAAGAATGAGGATACCATAGTTGGAGCATTAGCTCACCATCCGTGGAGTGGAAGCCAAGGTTGGACATACAATGATGAAAATTACGGCAAGTTGGTAGAATATACAGCTATAGGACCACTGAAAGGGCCCAAAGGCGTAGCCTGGTCACCATATAAATTAGTTGGAATTGATTTTACCACATATATTACCAAGGACTGTGAATATCCTGAAGTTGCTTTCCGCTTGCTGGACTTCATGGCTGATGAGACCACAAGCCTTATCTCCCGTCGCGGAGAGCCTGGTGTTGACTGGGAGTATGTTGAAGGTGACGTAGAAGCTCATTATTCAAAACTGGGATTTAAAGGTGTCTATCGCGTACTCAACGACATATGGGCTGAGCCTGAACAGAACAAAAACTGGCATGCTCAATTACAATTCTTGCCAGCATCACTGTTTGCCGGATTCGCGAAACGTGATTTCGCCAACGAGCTCGAGAAGAAAAGGGATGCATTGTTCCTGGACGGTTTCTATCGTAGATATGGACAATATCCTGATGAAATTGTTACCAATTTGGTTTATACAGATGAAGAACTTAATGAGATCAGTGAAATTTCTACAACTATTACCAACTACGAGAATGAAGCAAGAGTGCTGTTTGTGACAGGAGAAATGGACATTGAAAAGGATTGGGACAGCTATGTACAGCAAATTAAGGATCTCGGCTTGGATAAGTGGCTGAGCGTTGCTCAACAAGCTTACACAAGGATGAATTCGAAATGA
- a CDS encoding ABC transporter permease, with amino-acid sequence MVAIKKRSSRKSWVNIFKEQWQLHLLMLLPVIYILIFAYYPMFGLQIAFKDFKATAGIWSSKWVGFKHFSTFFHSYMFKRVIINTLRISIYSIATGFPLPIIFALILNTMRGMRIKKFVQTVTYMPHFISTVVMVGLLMQILSPVTGLYGGLYRLLTNGMYPSDIFGQPKAFIHLYVWSDVWQSLGWNSIIYLAALSGIDPQLHEAAQIDGATRFQRMIHIELPGILPTAAVLLIMRFGSVMNVGFEKVYLMQNSLNQSYSEVISTYVYKVGMQAGSNNFSYATAIGLFNSVINCILLVLVNQLSRKLSDSEASLW; translated from the coding sequence ATGGTGGCGATAAAAAAAAGGAGTTCACGAAAGTCGTGGGTAAATATTTTTAAAGAACAATGGCAGCTTCATTTGTTGATGTTGCTACCGGTTATATATATTTTAATATTTGCGTATTACCCGATGTTTGGCTTACAGATAGCGTTCAAGGATTTTAAGGCAACAGCCGGTATTTGGAGCAGTAAATGGGTTGGCTTTAAACATTTTTCCACTTTTTTTCATTCATACATGTTTAAGCGCGTGATAATCAATACGCTCCGAATTTCAATATATTCAATAGCAACAGGTTTCCCTCTGCCGATAATTTTTGCATTGATACTGAATACTATGCGCGGCATGCGGATAAAAAAATTTGTACAGACTGTGACCTACATGCCCCACTTTATTTCCACCGTGGTAATGGTGGGGTTGCTGATGCAGATTTTAAGCCCTGTGACCGGACTTTATGGTGGTTTATACCGCCTATTGACCAATGGAATGTATCCCAGTGATATTTTTGGTCAACCAAAGGCTTTTATACATTTATATGTATGGTCCGATGTATGGCAAAGCCTGGGCTGGAATTCTATTATATATCTTGCAGCTTTATCAGGAATTGACCCTCAATTGCATGAAGCAGCACAAATTGATGGAGCAACCCGTTTCCAAAGGATGATACATATCGAACTTCCCGGAATTCTGCCTACTGCAGCTGTATTACTGATCATGCGTTTCGGTTCTGTTATGAATGTAGGATTTGAGAAAGTATATTTGATGCAAAACAGTTTAAATCAGTCCTATTCTGAGGTTATATCAACGTATGTCTATAAAGTGGGTATGCAGGCAGGATCTAATAATTTTTCCTATGCTACAGCGATCGGGTTATTTAATTCTGTAATCAACTGCATTCTGTTAGTATTGGTAAATCAGTTATCACGTAAGTTGAGCGATAGCGAGGCAAGTCTTTGGTAG
- a CDS encoding carbohydrate ABC transporter permease translates to MTVTKTAAKSKKRRIKDPIEDRILYAVTYTLVFLFVLLVLYPIIFVISASFSSATAVSTGKVILWPVDPSLDGYKAVFSHKRILTSFRNTVFYTVAGTFINVVMTLIAAYPLSRPRFQGKRFYMLLFVFTMFFSGGLIPTYILMTQIKFVNTIWAMLIPGALSVYNMIIVRTFILSNIPNELLESAKMDGCSDIRYLVSIVIPLSKAVIAVITLFYAVGHWNSYFSALIYLNNPKLYPLQLVLRDILVQNEIASNDFKSTAFMEAKQNLAALLKYSLIVVSSVPIIVVYPFAQKYFIKGVMVGSLKG, encoded by the coding sequence ATGACTGTGACAAAAACGGCAGCCAAATCAAAAAAGCGTAGGATTAAAGATCCGATTGAAGATAGAATATTGTATGCTGTCACCTATACCCTTGTTTTTTTGTTTGTATTATTAGTTTTATACCCGATAATATTTGTTATTTCTGCATCTTTTTCTTCGGCGACTGCTGTAAGTACGGGTAAAGTTATCCTTTGGCCTGTAGATCCAAGCTTAGACGGTTATAAAGCTGTTTTTTCTCATAAAAGGATTCTTACCAGTTTTAGAAATACCGTGTTTTATACAGTTGCAGGCACATTTATAAATGTCGTAATGACCCTGATAGCGGCTTACCCCTTGTCCAGGCCAAGATTTCAAGGCAAAAGATTCTATATGTTGCTGTTTGTATTTACCATGTTTTTCAGTGGGGGGTTAATTCCTACTTATATACTGATGACTCAAATTAAGTTTGTGAACACAATATGGGCAATGCTGATACCAGGTGCCCTGAGCGTATACAACATGATTATCGTCAGAACCTTTATCTTGAGCAATATACCGAATGAACTGCTGGAATCTGCAAAGATGGACGGATGTTCTGACATAAGGTATTTGGTTTCAATCGTTATTCCGCTGTCAAAAGCCGTCATTGCCGTTATTACCTTATTTTATGCAGTCGGTCACTGGAATTCGTATTTTAGTGCTTTGATATACTTGAACAATCCTAAGCTTTATCCACTGCAGCTTGTACTCCGTGATATTCTGGTACAAAATGAAATTGCCAGCAACGATTTCAAGAGCACAGCTTTCATGGAGGCAAAACAGAATCTGGCCGCCTTGTTAAAATACTCGCTGATAGTGGTGTCCAGTGTGCCTATTATTGTAGTTTATCCTTTTGCTCAGAAGTACTTTATTAAAGGCGTTATGGTAGGATCCCTGAAGGGATGA
- a CDS encoding PHP domain-containing protein, whose protein sequence is MFYKYETHLHTAEVSKCAKSTAVEMVRGHYEAGYAGIIVTDHFINPDSEQWKGLSWEEQVSNFTRGYEIAKAEGDRIGLDVFFGFEYSNRPLGEDYLTYNIGKQFLLDHPEIVNLSIEEYCKLIRGVGGFISQAHPYREAWYIKSPASPKIHLVDAIEVNNGSSDDPDNFNYKAWELARANPQLIRTSGTDIHQLDHELSGLGVSGMAFKYKLRDIRHFIEALRAGDGYLIIDGKVTDREGNIVE, encoded by the coding sequence ATGTTTTACAAATATGAAACTCATTTGCATACTGCCGAAGTTAGTAAATGTGCCAAAAGCACTGCGGTAGAAATGGTAAGGGGTCATTATGAAGCCGGATATGCTGGAATAATTGTGACAGACCATTTTATTAACCCGGATTCGGAGCAATGGAAAGGGTTAAGTTGGGAAGAACAGGTAAGCAATTTCACAAGGGGATATGAAATAGCAAAAGCTGAAGGAGACAGGATTGGGCTTGACGTATTCTTTGGGTTTGAGTATAGCAATCGCCCGTTGGGAGAGGATTATTTGACCTATAATATTGGTAAGCAATTTTTGCTTGATCACCCGGAAATTGTGAATTTATCCATTGAAGAATACTGTAAACTTATAAGGGGGGTAGGCGGATTTATATCGCAAGCTCATCCATATAGAGAGGCATGGTATATAAAGAGTCCAGCAAGTCCAAAGATCCATCTTGTTGATGCCATTGAGGTTAATAACGGGTCATCTGATGACCCGGATAATTTCAACTATAAAGCCTGGGAACTGGCCAGAGCCAATCCGCAATTGATTCGCACCTCAGGAACGGATATTCACCAACTGGATCATGAGTTGAGCGGATTGGGTGTTTCAGGTATGGCATTCAAGTATAAGCTGAGGGATATCCGGCATTTCATTGAGGCTCTGCGTGCAGGAGATGGCTACTTGATTATTGACGGTAAAGTGACTGACAGGGAAGGCAACATCGTTGAATGA